From one Treponema denticola genomic stretch:
- a CDS encoding DNA adenine methylase yields MKEEQEENKDFLTTQIITYLGNKRSLIDKIEDEVKSVQKNLNKEKLICADLFSGSGIVARMLKKYASKIIVNDLENYSYIINSCYLTNKEEYPKKLCNELRDEIISSSLNKKIPGIITENYAPKDDNKIQKGERVFYTHKNALLIDTYRNLIDKIVRAENLKKFFLAPLITEASIHVNTSGVFKGFYKDKNTGIGCFGAGGKNALTRILGEVELKEPVFSNFNSELEFFTKDAVLLSKEIKNVDMVYIDPPYNQHPYGSNYFMLNLILKNKLDVPISPISGITQGWKRSAFNKPYLALKSMEEIISSLDAKYAVISYNSEGFISFEEMTNMLQKYGELKTVEIKYNTFRGSRNLKNRNIHVSEYLFVLKK; encoded by the coding sequence ATGAAAGAAGAGCAAGAAGAAAATAAGGACTTTCTTACCACACAGATAATTACATACCTCGGAAATAAAAGATCTTTGATAGATAAAATAGAAGATGAGGTAAAATCAGTTCAAAAAAACTTAAATAAAGAAAAACTTATCTGTGCGGATCTTTTTTCGGGTTCAGGCATAGTTGCACGCATGTTAAAAAAGTATGCTTCAAAAATAATCGTTAATGATTTGGAAAATTATTCTTATATAATAAACTCCTGTTATCTTACAAACAAAGAAGAATATCCTAAAAAACTTTGTAATGAATTAAGAGATGAAATTATATCTTCTTCTTTAAATAAAAAAATCCCCGGCATAATTACCGAAAACTATGCTCCTAAGGATGATAATAAAATCCAAAAAGGTGAAAGGGTTTTTTATACACATAAGAATGCTCTTTTAATCGACACATACAGAAATCTTATCGATAAAATTGTTAGAGCGGAAAATTTAAAAAAGTTTTTTCTAGCTCCATTAATTACCGAAGCTTCAATTCACGTAAATACGAGCGGTGTATTTAAAGGTTTTTATAAGGATAAGAACACGGGAATAGGCTGTTTCGGTGCCGGCGGAAAAAATGCCTTAACAAGAATATTAGGCGAGGTAGAATTAAAAGAGCCTGTCTTTAGTAATTTTAATTCAGAGCTTGAATTTTTTACAAAAGATGCAGTTCTTCTTTCAAAAGAAATAAAGAATGTTGATATGGTTTATATCGACCCTCCTTATAATCAACACCCCTACGGCTCAAATTATTTTATGCTTAATTTGATTCTTAAAAATAAGCTTGATGTTCCTATAAGCCCCATCAGCGGAATTACCCAAGGATGGAAGCGTTCAGCTTTTAATAAACCCTATCTTGCTCTAAAATCAATGGAAGAAATTATCTCTTCTCTTGATGCAAAGTATGCTGTCATCTCCTATAACTCGGAAGGTTTTATTTCTTTTGAAGAGATGACAAATATGTTACAAAAATACGGAGAATTAAAAACCGTCGAAATAAAATATAATACTTTTCGTGGGAGCCGAAATCTTAAAAATAGAAATATCCATGTTTCTGAATACTTGTTTGTTTTAAAAAAATAG
- a CDS encoding TIGR02328 family protein has translation MRLWHEDMIGKLPRQQLLGQHRECCALRGNGWGRRHATVDYVFRCSPYMLYRYHRLVMEEMQQRGYRVSLEWMDKNYRGKTCPGYDNLKAVKVGKPIYAEHDDNYYLECVENLKGKGIKPE, from the coding sequence ATGAGACTATGGCATGAAGACATGATCGGCAAACTGCCGCGGCAACAGCTTTTGGGGCAACATAGAGAGTGCTGTGCCTTGCGAGGAAACGGCTGGGGCAGGCGGCATGCGACAGTCGACTATGTTTTTCGCTGCTCGCCCTATATGCTATATCGGTATCATCGGCTTGTTATGGAAGAGATGCAGCAGCGAGGTTATAGAGTGAGCCTTGAATGGATGGACAAGAACTACCGCGGCAAGACCTGTCCGGGCTATGATAATTTGAAGGCTGTTAAAGTAGGGAAACCCATCTATGCCGAACACGATGATAACTATTACCTTGAGTGTGTCGAGAATTTAAAAGGCAAGGGAATTAAGCCGGAATAA
- a CDS encoding ABC transporter ATP-binding protein — MSAIVTAQLTKKYGGITAVDNLNLTVEQGELFALLGVNGAGKTTTIKMLSCLIKPTSGDALLLGNSIISAPHAIKKSINISPQETAVAANLSVLENLELIAGIYGQDSKTAKKNAYEIAQKFKLENELNKKAKHLSGGMQRRLSIAMALISDPQILFLDEPTLGLDVLARRELWASIKELKGKVTIILTTHYMDEVETLSDRVGIMSKGKLKAMGTVQELTTQTDTVKLEDAFVTLSGGVL, encoded by the coding sequence ATGAGTGCCATTGTAACTGCACAGCTTACAAAAAAATATGGCGGTATAACTGCTGTAGATAATCTTAATTTAACTGTTGAGCAGGGAGAATTATTTGCCTTACTCGGTGTAAACGGAGCCGGAAAAACAACAACAATTAAAATGCTTTCTTGTCTAATAAAGCCCACGAGCGGTGATGCCTTGTTACTTGGTAACAGTATTATTTCAGCTCCCCATGCAATAAAGAAAAGTATCAATATTTCTCCTCAGGAAACGGCGGTAGCCGCTAATCTGTCGGTTTTAGAGAACTTGGAACTTATTGCGGGAATCTACGGACAAGACAGTAAAACAGCAAAGAAAAATGCTTACGAGATAGCTCAAAAATTCAAATTGGAAAATGAATTGAACAAAAAAGCAAAACACTTATCGGGAGGTATGCAGAGACGCCTTTCTATTGCAATGGCACTGATTTCAGATCCGCAGATTTTATTTCTCGATGAACCGACCCTGGGGCTTGATGTATTGGCTCGCCGTGAGTTATGGGCATCCATTAAAGAATTAAAAGGAAAAGTGACAATTATACTCACAACTCATTATATGGATGAAGTTGAAACGCTGTCCGACCGTGTCGGAATAATGTCAAAAGGCAAGTTAAAAGCAATGGGTACGGTACAGGAATTAACTACGCAAACAGATACTGTCAAGCTGGAGGACGCTTTTGTTACACTTTCTGGAGGTGTGTTATGA
- a CDS encoding SPFH domain-containing protein, with protein MIALYIALVITVIILFSIAVVVPEQESYVIERLGKYSRTLTAGFHILTPFIDRIAYKQNLKEEALDVDPQVCITADNVQVQVDGILYLKIFDPVKASYGIDNYRYAVAQLAKTTMRSEIGKMELDKTFCGREGLNDNIVKALDEASDNWGIKVTRYEIRDITPTRTILEAMERQMRAEREKRANILSSEGKQQSRINISLGKKKEAINKAMGEKQRRINLAEGRSKAIEITSNATAEGLRLIADALSQPGGRTAMGIRLAENYIQRFEHIIKKSNVSVYPENIAGLAAFTDIIKNAGKEVKVIQGGQNA; from the coding sequence ATGATAGCTTTATACATTGCTCTGGTCATAACGGTTATTATTTTGTTTTCGATAGCCGTTGTAGTTCCGGAACAGGAAAGTTATGTTATTGAAAGGCTTGGAAAATATTCGCGGACTCTTACTGCGGGTTTCCATATCTTAACCCCATTTATCGACAGGATTGCTTATAAGCAAAACCTAAAGGAAGAAGCCTTGGACGTAGATCCTCAAGTTTGTATCACAGCCGATAACGTTCAGGTACAGGTTGACGGAATTCTTTATCTAAAAATCTTTGATCCGGTTAAGGCAAGTTATGGAATCGATAATTACCGCTATGCCGTTGCCCAGCTTGCAAAAACAACTATGCGAAGCGAAATAGGAAAGATGGAGCTTGATAAAACTTTTTGCGGAAGAGAAGGCTTAAACGACAATATAGTAAAGGCTCTCGATGAAGCTTCCGACAACTGGGGCATAAAGGTTACCCGCTACGAAATACGGGATATTACACCTACCCGCACAATCCTTGAAGCCATGGAAAGACAGATGAGAGCCGAACGCGAAAAGCGGGCTAATATTCTTTCGAGTGAAGGAAAACAGCAGTCCCGAATAAATATTTCTTTGGGTAAAAAGAAAGAAGCCATAAACAAGGCTATGGGCGAAAAGCAGCGAAGAATCAATCTTGCCGAAGGCCGCTCAAAGGCTATCGAGATAACGAGTAATGCGACAGCCGAAGGTTTGCGTCTAATTGCAGATGCGCTTTCTCAGCCGGGAGGAAGAACGGCTATGGGCATCCGTCTTGCTGAAAACTATATTCAAAGGTTCGAGCATATTATTAAAAAATCAAATGTTTCGGTTTACCCCGAAAACATTGCAGGCCTTGCAGCCTTTACCGATATTATTAAAAATGCAGGAAAAGAAGTGAAGGTAATACAGGGAGGTCAAAATGCTTAA
- a CDS encoding AbrB/MazE/SpoVT family DNA-binding domain-containing protein, whose amino-acid sequence MGYPKGKYAWTVKVGEKGQFVIPKEARDVFNINPGDTLIVLGDINQGIAIPPKNMFASIIDNIFGGNVPKEDEE is encoded by the coding sequence ATGGGTTATCCAAAAGGAAAATATGCTTGGACGGTTAAGGTTGGAGAGAAAGGGCAGTTCGTTATACCTAAAGAAGCACGTGATGTTTTCAATATTAATCCCGGTGATACCTTGATTGTTTTGGGAGATATAAATCAAGGCATTGCCATTCCGCCTAAAAATATGTTCGCAAGTATTATCGACAATATTTTCGGAGGTAATGTACCAAAGGAGGACGAAGAATGA
- a CDS encoding SPFH domain-containing protein — protein MLNFIIPIVIAAVIAIVFIVALFRSIRIVPHKVALIVERLGKYHTTLDAGFHILFPFLDRVKYKQNLKEQAIDVPAQDCFTKDNVQVRIDGILYLQVFDPIKASYGIRDYRYATILLAQTTMRSVVGQLDLDDTFEAREQINAQVVKAVDEASDPWGVKVTRYEIQNIRVSDSIMDAMENQMKAEREKRAEIARSVGEMETVINLSRAAYEEAVNISEGEKERMINEAEGQAREIVAVAEATADGIKKIAASTQIQGGMEAAKLTVSQEWINALSSIDEKTKIIMSADFTDIKKMTIDMAEEIIK, from the coding sequence ATGCTTAATTTTATAATCCCGATTGTCATTGCGGCAGTCATAGCAATAGTTTTTATTGTTGCTCTTTTTAGAAGCATCCGAATCGTTCCCCATAAGGTTGCTCTGATTGTAGAACGCTTAGGTAAGTATCACACAACCTTGGATGCAGGTTTTCATATTCTATTTCCGTTTTTGGATAGAGTAAAGTACAAGCAGAATCTCAAAGAGCAAGCCATAGATGTTCCCGCCCAAGACTGTTTTACCAAGGACAACGTTCAGGTGCGCATTGACGGAATCCTCTATCTTCAAGTCTTTGATCCGATTAAGGCAAGCTACGGTATACGCGATTACCGCTATGCAACTATTTTGCTTGCACAGACGACCATGCGCTCTGTAGTAGGACAGCTGGATTTGGATGACACCTTTGAAGCACGGGAACAGATAAACGCTCAGGTTGTAAAAGCCGTAGATGAAGCTTCAGATCCTTGGGGCGTAAAAGTTACCCGCTATGAAATTCAAAACATAAGAGTTTCCGATTCTATCATGGATGCCATGGAAAACCAGATGAAGGCCGAAAGAGAAAAGCGTGCAGAAATAGCCCGTTCGGTCGGAGAGATGGAAACGGTTATCAACCTTTCAAGAGCTGCTTATGAAGAGGCCGTAAACATAAGCGAAGGTGAAAAAGAAAGAATGATAAATGAGGCTGAAGGTCAGGCCCGCGAAATTGTTGCCGTTGCCGAAGCCACTGCCGACGGTATTAAAAAAATTGCCGCTTCTACCCAAATTCAGGGCGGTATGGAAGCCGCAAAGCTCACCGTTTCTCAAGAATGGATAAATGCTTTAAGCTCTATAGATGAAAAAACAAAGATAATTATGTCCGCAGATTTTACGGACATAAAGAAAATGACCATCGACATGGCCGAAGAAATAATCAAATAA